In Streptomyces hawaiiensis, one genomic interval encodes:
- a CDS encoding potassium channel family protein: MHIVIMGCGRVGSALAQNLEQQGHTVAVVDQDPTAFRRLGSSFGGRRVTGVGFDQDTLREAGIEEAGAFAAVSSGDNSNIIAARVAREMFGIENVAARIYDPRRAEVYQRLGIPTVATVRWTADQMLRRLLPSGAEPLWRDPTGGVQLAEVHTSAAWVGHKISRMQEETGVRVAFLTRLGEAVLPTSQTVLQEGDLVHVMMRTDEVDKVEAAFAKGPEEEGGH; encoded by the coding sequence ATGCACATCGTCATCATGGGTTGCGGACGGGTGGGTTCCGCGCTGGCCCAGAACCTGGAGCAACAGGGGCACACGGTCGCCGTGGTCGACCAGGACCCCACCGCCTTCCGCCGGCTGGGCTCCTCGTTCGGCGGCCGCCGGGTCACCGGTGTCGGCTTCGACCAGGACACCCTGCGCGAGGCCGGCATCGAGGAGGCCGGCGCCTTCGCCGCCGTCTCCAGCGGTGACAACTCCAACATCATCGCCGCTCGTGTGGCCCGCGAGATGTTCGGCATCGAGAACGTCGCCGCCCGCATCTACGACCCCCGCCGCGCGGAGGTCTACCAGCGTCTGGGCATCCCCACCGTCGCGACGGTCCGCTGGACGGCCGACCAGATGCTGCGCCGCCTGCTCCCCTCCGGCGCCGAGCCGCTGTGGCGCGACCCCACCGGCGGCGTCCAGCTCGCCGAGGTGCACACCTCCGCCGCCTGGGTCGGCCACAAGATCAGCCGGATGCAGGAGGAAACCGGCGTGCGCGTCGCGTTCCTGACCCGGCTCGGCGAGGCGGTCCTGCCCACCTCGCAGACGGTGCTGCAGGAGGGCGACCTGGTGCACGTGATGATGCGCACCGACGAGGTCGACAAGGTCGAGGCGGCGTTCGCCAAGGGTCCCGAAGAGGAGGGCGGTCACTGA